The Corylus avellana chromosome ca8, CavTom2PMs-1.0 genome has a segment encoding these proteins:
- the LOC132189902 gene encoding probable protein phosphatase 2C 22 → MEESEDYFNGRENGSSSQGQGLARPPNPLAAACRPSPPCNKSLLRHPSLIKTKTSGVSVEPGPDLEDRESEFIPIVRSGACIDIGLRPKMEDVYVCVDDFTQKYGLKNMTDGPSAFYGVFDGHGGKHAADFACYHLPKFIVEYENFPKDIERVIASAFLQTDTAFADACSLDAALASGTTALAALVIGGLLVVANAGDCRAVLCRRGKAIEMSRDHKPICSKERKRIEASGGHVSDGYLNGQLNVARALGNWHMEGMKDRDGGPLSAEPELMSRKLTEEDEFLIIGCDGIWDVFRSQNAVDFARRRLQEHNDPGLCCKDLVDEALKRKSGDNLAVVVVCFQPRPPPNLVNPRPRVHRSFSAEGLRELQSFLDSLAN, encoded by the exons ATGGAGGAAAGTGAAGACTATttcaatggaagagagaatgggagCTCAAGCCAGGGTCAGGGTCTGGCTCGGCCTCCGAACCCTCTAGCCGCAGCGTGTCGGCCGAGCCCGCCGTGTAACAAGTCGCTTCTTCGTCACCCTTCTCTC ATTAAGACCAAGACCTCAGGTGTCTCTGTTGAACCAGGGCCTGACCTAGAGGATCGTGAGTCTGAGTTTATTCCAATTGTCCGCTCTGGAGCATGCATTGACATTGGGCTTCGTCCAAAAATGGAAGATGTATACGTTTGCGTTGACGACTTTACGCAAAAGTATGGGCTCAAGAATATGACTGATGGGCCTAGTGCCTTCTATGGG GTGTTTGATGGACATGGAGGAAAGCATGCTGCTGACTTTGCTTGCTATCATTTGCCAAAGTTCATTGTTGAGTATGAAAACTTCCCGAAGGATATTGAAAGAGTTATTGCTTCAGCTTTTTTACAAACTGACACTGCCTTTGCGGATGCTTGCTCTTTGGATGCGGCCCTTGCGTCTGGCACTACTGCTTTAGCGGCTCTCGTCATTGGAGG GTTGTTGGTGGTGGCAAATGCTGGAGATTGTCGAGCAGTGCTGTGCCGCCGTGGCAAAGCAATTGAAATGTCAAGGGATCACAAACCAATCTGCAGCAAAGAAAGGAAGCGGATTGAGGCTTCTGGAGGTCATGTATCTGATGGTTACCTTAATGGACAGCTTAATGTTGCTCGTGCTTTGGGAAACTGGCACATGGAAGGAATGAAAGATAGGGATGGTGGGCCACTCAGCGCAGAGCCTGAGCTTATGTCTAGAAAACTAACGGAGGAGGACGAATTCCTTATCATAGGCTGTGATGGGATCTGGGATGTGTTTCGGAGCCAAAATGCTGTAGATTTTGCTCGGCGCAGGCTTCAGGAGCACAATGACCCAGGCTTGTGTTGTAAGGATCTGGTTGATGAGGCTTTGAAGAGGAAGAGTGGGGATAATTTAGCTGTTGTTGTTGTCTGTTTTCAACCCCGGCCTCCCCCTAACTTGGTTAACCCGCGCCCCCGAGTGCATAGGAGCTTTTCTGCAGAAGGTTTGAGGGAGTTGCAAAGCTTCTTAGATAGCTTGGCAAATTGA
- the LOC132190575 gene encoding protein CHLOROPLAST VESICULATION, producing the protein MAFTSSCCLNISCPTPPSNPSVTPKTPQLAWKKNEGLLRKGCVLGMACMIVIGSEMGDFVIGQTHAAIAQEYVSVAAAAVDQSTAKWSDKRTCPAWRLNSLETIVPENLPRPSARRRWESVGLNSKNAPAVKVAALRTSTNCFSL; encoded by the exons ATGGCTTTTACAAGCAGTTGCTGCCTCAATATCTCCTGTCCAACGCCTCCTTCAAACCCTTCTGTTACTCCGAAAACACCTCAACTTGCATG GAAGAAGAATGAAGGGTTGTTGAGAAAGGGATGTGTTCTAGGCATGGCATGCATGATAGTAATTGGATCAGAAATGGGGGACTTTGTGATTGGCCAAACCCATGCCGCCATTGCCCAGGAATACGTGTCCGTGGCGGCGGCGGCAGTAGATCAATCAACGGCGAAGTGGAGCGACAAGAGAACGTGCCCCGCTTGGCGGCTTAATTCGTTGGAGACCATCGTACCGGAGAACCTTCCAAGACCGTCGGCTCGCCGGAGATGGGAGTCGGTTGGTTTAAATTCTAAGAATGCCCCGGCTGTTAAAGTGGCAGCACTCAGAACCAGCACCAactgtttttctttgtaa